The sequence below is a genomic window from Actinomycetes bacterium.
ATATTGCGGTGGCCGTGGTCCTTGCCGATGTGGCGACCGGCTACGTGCTCAACGCTGCCAAGCTGCACGACCAGGAGCAGCTGAGCGAGCAACTGCAGCAGGCACTGGACTCACGGGTCGTCATGGAACAGGCCAAGGGGATCACCGCCCAAAGGAAGTCGGTCACGGTCGATCACGCCTACCAGC
It includes:
- a CDS encoding ANTAR domain-containing protein, translated to MAGVAGIPMRDGDEAIGALNIYSREPREWSDEDIAVAVVLADVATGYVLNAAKLHDQEQLSEQLQQALDSRVVMEQAKGITAQRKSVTVDHAYQLMRGHARNNHASLRTVAEAIVGVGLQV